The following proteins are co-located in the Spea bombifrons isolate aSpeBom1 chromosome 3, aSpeBom1.2.pri, whole genome shotgun sequence genome:
- the CCDC28A gene encoding coiled-coil domain-containing protein 28A, with product MDERKMKRRSPKSSTSHPPPLVNSKKNTVPVSRSTIFSNAVPQPTSQKPKLKRAIKEKSKSQGEGKGAASAPIQHSFLTDVSDVQEMEKGLLSLLNDFHSGKLQAFGNECSIEQMEHVRGMQEKLARLHLELYGELEELPEDKRKIASDSNLDRLLSDLEELNSSIQKLHLADVQDIPKSTTN from the exons ATGGATGAGAGGAAGATGAAAAGGAGGAGCCCAAAGTCCTCTACCAGTCACCCGCCACCTCTGGTGAATTCAAAGAAAAACACTGTTCCAGTTAGTAGAAGTACCATCTTCTCTAATGCTGTGCCACAGCCAACAAGCCAAAAACCAAAGCTGAAAAG AGCGATTAAAGAAAAATCAAAGTCTCAGGGAGAAGGCAAAGGTGCTGCATCAGCTCCCATCCAGCATTCCTTTCTTACGGATGTGTCTGATGTCCAGGAGATGGAGAAGGGTCTCCTGAGCCTGTTGAACGACTTCCATTCCGGCAAACTTCAGGCATTCG GCAATGAGTGTTCAATCGAGCAGATGGAACATGTGCGTGGAATGCAAGAGAAGCTTGCCCGTCTACATTTGGAGCTCTATGGTGAGCTAGAGGAACTTCCAGAAGACAAACGGAAAATAGCCAGTGACTCCAATCTTGATCGACTTCTTTCTGAT cTGGAAGAGCTAAATTCGTCTAT ACAAAAGCTTCACCTGGCTGATGTCCAAGATATCCCTAAATCTACTACCAACTGA